The following coding sequences lie in one Pseudomonas sp. SL4(2022) genomic window:
- a CDS encoding YceH family protein encodes MSNEEAQAVAVETLSAVEARVLGCLIEKQLTTPEAYPLTLNALVLACNQKTSREPVLNLTAGQVGQALRSLEGHEMARLVMGSRADRWEHRADKALELVAAQVVLIGLLLLRGPQTINELLTRSSRMHDFDDAEQVQHHLERLISRELVCLLPRQSGQREDRYMHGLGDAADLQAALAVRAREPQRATASGQQDERLEALEARIAALEERLAQLELPVQ; translated from the coding sequence ATGTCCAACGAAGAGGCGCAGGCCGTGGCCGTTGAAACCTTGAGCGCTGTAGAGGCGCGGGTACTGGGTTGCCTGATCGAGAAACAGCTGACAACACCGGAAGCCTATCCCCTGACGCTCAATGCCCTGGTGCTGGCCTGCAATCAGAAAACCAGCCGTGAACCGGTGCTCAACCTTACCGCCGGCCAGGTCGGCCAGGCTCTGCGCAGCCTGGAGGGGCATGAAATGGCGCGCCTGGTGATGGGTAGCCGGGCGGATCGCTGGGAGCATCGCGCCGACAAGGCGCTGGAGCTGGTCGCGGCGCAGGTGGTGCTGATCGGGCTGTTGCTGCTGCGTGGCCCGCAGACTATCAACGAGCTGCTGACGCGCAGCAGCCGCATGCATGATTTTGATGATGCCGAGCAGGTGCAGCATCACCTTGAGCGGCTGATCAGTCGCGAATTGGTTTGCCTACTGCCGCGTCAAAGCGGGCAGCGTGAAGATCGTTATATGCACGGACTGGGTGATGCGGCGGATTTGCAGGCCGCGTTGGCTGTCAGGGCCCGTGAGCCGCAGCGCGCGACGGCGAGCGGTCAGCAGGATGAGCGTCTGGAAGCTCTGGAGGCGCGCATCGCGGCGCTGGAAGAGCGCTTGGCGCAGTTGGAGTTGCCTGTGCAATAA